A single window of Cytobacillus dafuensis DNA harbors:
- a CDS encoding glycoside hydrolase domain-containing protein: MDLMVLMVQEWVNSTYGGRNGYVPAPENGKTGWSTVYALTRALQIELGIGTPADSFGPGTSSAYKAWGEMELGKVPETTKGKNIVQILQGACYCKGYDPGRFHGIFDENLKNAVIRLQTDAGLPVRNGKVYDYVFKAFLTMDAYVLTIGGDPRIRQMQQELNNKYYTTSGVQPCDGHYQRGTNRALIYGIQTEEGIEPSLQTGSVGPTTRDRLPTLSLGSSGNFVKLLQYALYVNGFDPGSFSGIYDSAVRQAVLSFQSFCMLPADGVTGKQTWLSALVSTGDSTRKGTACDCVTMITPARAQALKAAGYQTVGRYLTNVPNSSLNKKIQPGELQNIFNAGLTVFPIYQTIGSYLDYFSLEQGRIDAQAALNAAREYGFLKGTTIYFAVDFDVLGHEITENIIPYFIGVNERMSNLGGIYKIGVYGPRAVCIRVSAQGLATTSFVSGMSTGYSGNLGYPLPGNWAFDQISTISIGSGTGQIEIDNNIKSGRYNGESKVDPQAQYPDNPDMSNHVFFDLVDKIYDIAFDHTGGDIPEANILVCQYLRGKRYFGSLWNMAAGFLDDEFMAKVDSQLNNPPINEVYDPKFKVDIGVYHLAATLNSVLHHGTINKAIVDFAGWAGDLVDAAGTSAVAEGFDSAYDAALHLIGHLDETKSRFSMTDFIGDVDAVNIGNMLLNIPQPINGLLRHYYEDRYKVRFSLFFESRFSGDPNLVQSQSTYILTSDEAGMLELRWLFMTAIDTPGFSVEDGKEVARAFKDILVRLSNEE, encoded by the coding sequence ATGGATTTAATGGTCTTGATGGTTCAAGAATGGGTCAACAGCACATATGGAGGACGAAACGGTTATGTGCCAGCTCCGGAAAACGGAAAAACAGGGTGGTCAACGGTATATGCCCTCACGCGTGCCCTACAGATTGAATTGGGGATTGGAACCCCAGCCGACAGTTTTGGACCTGGTACAAGTTCCGCTTATAAGGCTTGGGGTGAAATGGAATTAGGGAAAGTACCCGAAACGACGAAAGGGAAAAATATCGTTCAAATCCTACAGGGGGCTTGTTATTGCAAAGGTTATGATCCAGGCCGCTTCCATGGAATTTTTGATGAGAACTTAAAGAATGCCGTGATTCGACTGCAAACCGATGCGGGATTGCCCGTTCGTAACGGAAAAGTATATGATTACGTGTTTAAAGCGTTCCTGACCATGGATGCCTATGTTCTGACAATCGGCGGCGATCCTAGAATTCGGCAAATGCAGCAGGAATTGAATAACAAATATTATACAACGTCCGGCGTGCAGCCATGTGACGGCCATTATCAAAGAGGAACGAATAGAGCGTTGATCTATGGCATTCAAACAGAAGAAGGGATTGAGCCAAGCCTTCAAACAGGCAGCGTGGGTCCGACGACCAGGGACCGATTGCCGACATTAAGTTTAGGTAGCAGTGGCAACTTTGTTAAGTTGCTCCAATATGCCCTCTATGTGAACGGGTTTGACCCTGGATCCTTTAGCGGGATTTACGACAGTGCCGTCAGACAAGCCGTACTGAGTTTTCAAAGTTTTTGCATGTTGCCTGCTGATGGTGTCACTGGAAAGCAAACATGGCTTTCCGCTTTAGTGAGTACCGGGGATTCAACCAGAAAAGGGACGGCTTGTGATTGTGTAACCATGATTACCCCTGCGCGGGCACAAGCTCTGAAAGCGGCAGGGTATCAGACAGTGGGGCGTTACTTAACGAATGTGCCTAATTCCTCGTTGAATAAAAAAATCCAACCTGGTGAGCTGCAGAACATCTTCAACGCTGGATTGACTGTCTTCCCAATCTATCAGACGATCGGGAGTTATTTGGACTATTTCAGTCTTGAACAAGGTCGCATTGACGCTCAGGCGGCGTTGAATGCCGCCAGGGAGTATGGCTTCTTGAAGGGTACAACCATTTATTTTGCTGTGGATTTTGACGTCCTTGGTCACGAAATAACAGAGAATATCATCCCTTATTTTATTGGGGTGAACGAGAGAATGAGTAATCTTGGGGGTATTTATAAAATCGGGGTTTACGGGCCAAGAGCGGTTTGTATCCGAGTTTCTGCGCAAGGGTTGGCCACAACAAGTTTTGTGAGCGGCATGTCCACTGGATATAGTGGTAACCTTGGTTACCCTCTCCCTGGGAACTGGGCTTTTGACCAAATTTCCACTATTTCGATCGGTTCTGGTACAGGCCAAATCGAAATTGACAACAATATCAAGTCTGGCAGATACAATGGGGAAAGCAAAGTAGACCCTCAAGCTCAATACCCTGACAATCCAGACATGTCGAACCACGTATTCTTTGATTTAGTGGATAAAATCTATGATATTGCGTTTGATCACACGGGTGGGGATATTCCAGAGGCAAATATACTCGTATGCCAATATCTGAGAGGAAAGCGTTATTTTGGATCTCTTTGGAATATGGCAGCTGGTTTTTTGGATGACGAATTTATGGCTAAGGTAGATAGTCAATTAAATAACCCACCCATTAATGAAGTCTACGATCCAAAATTTAAGGTCGATATAGGTGTTTATCATTTAGCAGCCACCCTGAATAGTGTTTTACATCATGGAACGATCAATAAGGCCATTGTGGATTTTGCTGGTTGGGCCGGGGATTTGGTTGACGCTGCTGGGACATCTGCGGTTGCAGAGGGTTTCGACTCAGCTTATGACGCAGCATTACACCTAATTGGGCATCTCGATGAAACCAAGAGTAGGTTTTCAATGACCGATTTTATAGGGGATGTGGATGCGGTGAACATCGGAAATATGCTCCTCAATATCCCACAGCCAATAAATGGTTTATTGCGACATTACTATGAAGATAGATATAAAGTACGGTTCAGTCTATTCTTTGAAAGTCGATTCTCGGGAGACCCTAATTTAGTGCAATCTCAAAGCACATATATACTGACATCGGATGAGGCGGGTATGCTGGAGTTGCGATGGTTATTCATGACTGCCATTGATACCCCTGGTTTTTCCGTTGAGGACGGGAAAGAAGTGGCCAGGGCCTTCAAGGACATCCTTGTTCGGCTATCAAACGAAGAATAG
- a CDS encoding helix-turn-helix domain-containing protein: MRDSLYTLVKRSKTDVQSMNRVIETFSPKILSSLNQTNHQDREDLSQEIKMKLLLCIKNFDVENTPGYFQMMEQLKERDVAQR, encoded by the coding sequence ATGAGAGATAGTTTATACACGCTTGTAAAACGATCCAAGACGGATGTTCAATCAATGAATAGGGTTATCGAGACGTTTTCCCCGAAAATCCTATCTTCCCTGAACCAAACCAACCATCAGGATAGGGAAGATTTATCGCAAGAGATCAAAATGAAATTGTTGCTTTGTATAAAAAATTTTGATGTGGAAAACACTCCAGGCTATTTTCAAATGATGGAGCAACTCAAAGAACGAGACGTTGCGCAGCGATGA
- a CDS encoding sigma-70 family RNA polymerase sigma factor, giving the protein MRNLSMDLTGYLKANEDQLKNSIIHSFLAIPGNMELLKQVIEDPTDHLIHQLDESFKEFYFRIWFTSYLSKTIHFHSINFDKRHRQNADRFRLILDKPLSSETETSLLDVLATTEFKDELSEIEMSFGIEDQLTNYWLYEGYRQLTENQRQIISLAYLHGLTDSEIAHKLNRSQQAVSKSHARALKKMRDFLETASKREEHR; this is encoded by the coding sequence ATGCGCAATTTATCGATGGATTTGACAGGGTATTTGAAGGCGAACGAAGATCAATTGAAAAACTCTATCATTCATTCATTTTTGGCCATTCCGGGAAATATGGAGCTATTAAAACAGGTAATTGAAGACCCAACCGATCATTTAATCCATCAATTAGATGAATCGTTTAAGGAATTTTACTTTCGGATCTGGTTTACTAGCTATCTATCTAAGACCATTCATTTTCACTCCATCAACTTTGATAAGAGGCATAGGCAAAATGCCGATAGGTTTAGATTGATCCTGGATAAACCTTTGAGCAGCGAAACAGAAACATCACTCCTCGATGTGCTGGCGACAACAGAGTTCAAGGACGAACTGAGTGAGATTGAGATGTCATTCGGAATCGAGGACCAGCTTACGAATTATTGGCTATACGAGGGGTATCGGCAATTGACGGAAAATCAGCGCCAAATTATAAGTTTGGCCTATCTTCATGGTTTGACCGACTCAGAGATAGCCCATAAATTAAACCGATCCCAGCAGGCGGTTTCAAAAAGTCATGCGAGGGCTTTGAAGAAAATGAGAGATTTTCTCGAAACGGCAAGTAAGAGGGAGGAACATAGATGA
- a CDS encoding YvrJ family protein — translation MSTIDIPLWTTILGNFGFPIVITTYLFLRFERKLEKLEEVILKLAEVINKN, via the coding sequence ATGAGTACAATCGATATTCCTTTATGGACTACTATTCTGGGCAACTTTGGATTCCCTATTGTGATTACCACCTACCTCTTTTTGAGGTTTGAGAGGAAATTGGAAAAGTTAGAAGAAGTCATACTGAAATTAGCGGAGGTCATAAACAAAAATTAG
- a CDS encoding DUF3885 domain-containing protein, with the protein MVNSYPHETNKVVYPNFFKRYVNEQKLKYSLHLHEFQWQFDEDNLFVQQMTLFCKVSNLKLEHLLKTLIHEDFHSLQPRLRKAHCLYAPDVFLINVNTNCIFHLYDDRGCEIISADKELHDKFLETFSGWELQEKS; encoded by the coding sequence GTGGTAAATTCATATCCCCATGAAACAAACAAAGTAGTTTATCCTAACTTTTTCAAACGATATGTAAATGAACAAAAATTAAAGTATTCCTTGCACTTACATGAGTTCCAATGGCAATTCGATGAAGATAATTTATTTGTTCAGCAAATGACATTGTTCTGTAAAGTTTCTAATTTGAAGTTAGAACACCTTTTGAAAACATTAATTCATGAGGATTTCCATTCTTTACAACCTCGATTAAGAAAGGCACATTGCCTTTATGCACCTGATGTTTTTTTAATAAATGTTAATACTAATTGTATTTTTCATTTATACGATGATAGAGGATGTGAAATTATAAGCGCAGATAAAGAACTACATGACAAATTCCTTGAAACTTTTAGTGGTTGGGAATTGCAGGAAAAATCTTAA
- a CDS encoding replication-relaxation family protein, whose amino-acid sequence MKLWSNIKIHNMQHRILILIYRYRGLTNEHLRRILYSHLKSDIPGQKANISKFVSMLKKAKLIESSSCYPYSRELIHNLTKKGVEYVKENVIIDPKNSMAGFNDEICGDFDAKLLSPSTGYIEHTMLFLDFVTRNKQFPVRNNYYAVQNYTFNQQISSSSTIKKTASIKPDGEIMIGEKVWSLEVDTGHERFSSLLGKFTNYKKYLDYCFEENHKRAWNGIFIVTKQSELPFEKDIRLHTILRAACEGLQHYVYDFPVFIFNRKNEYSKYTLLGLLKEKTDVLRKVDISIPSKVNPLIEKRNREQQKLNKEKHREDEIHRSILEGLQKENPRLEQKRNQQVRERKLIEESQKEELEEVKRKNSRFWGLGRYFF is encoded by the coding sequence ATGAAGCTCTGGAGTAACATTAAAATTCATAATATGCAGCATAGAATACTAATTTTGATTTATAGATACAGAGGCCTAACAAATGAACATCTAAGAAGAATTCTTTATAGTCATTTGAAATCCGATATTCCAGGCCAAAAGGCGAATATTTCTAAATTTGTATCTATGCTAAAAAAGGCTAAACTAATTGAGTCTTCTAGTTGTTACCCGTACTCCCGAGAATTAATTCATAATCTGACGAAAAAAGGAGTTGAGTATGTAAAAGAAAATGTAATTATTGATCCCAAGAATTCTATGGCAGGTTTCAATGACGAGATTTGTGGTGATTTTGATGCGAAGTTGCTAAGCCCATCCACGGGATATATTGAACACACTATGTTGTTTCTTGACTTTGTTACTAGAAATAAACAATTTCCTGTCAGAAATAATTATTATGCTGTTCAAAACTATACTTTTAATCAACAAATCTCTTCTTCATCTACTATAAAAAAAACAGCAAGTATTAAACCCGATGGAGAAATTATGATTGGCGAAAAAGTTTGGTCCTTGGAAGTCGACACTGGACATGAGAGATTTAGCAGCTTGTTAGGTAAGTTCACCAATTATAAAAAATATCTAGATTATTGTTTTGAGGAAAACCATAAAAGAGCATGGAATGGAATATTTATTGTAACTAAACAATCCGAACTTCCATTTGAGAAAGACATTAGGCTTCATACGATTTTAAGAGCAGCATGTGAGGGACTTCAACATTATGTCTATGATTTTCCTGTTTTTATATTTAATCGAAAAAACGAATATTCAAAATACACTCTACTCGGACTTCTGAAAGAAAAAACCGATGTTTTAAGAAAAGTAGATATTTCTATTCCATCTAAAGTTAATCCTTTAATTGAGAAAAGAAATAGGGAACAGCAAAAGTTAAACAAGGAGAAACATAGGGAAGACGAAATACATAGGTCTATCTTAGAAGGTCTTCAAAAAGAAAATCCTAGATTGGAACAGAAAAGAAATCAGCAAGTAAGGGAACGAAAATTGATAGAAGAAAGTCAAAAGGAAGAACTAGAGGAAGTCAAAAGAAAAAACAGTCGCTTTTGGGGGCTAGGAAGATACTTTTTTTAG
- a CDS encoding DUF927 domain-containing protein: protein MLSKIELLSELDHLKKEDCRTLKENAQKIENYKAETGSIQEPVSIKEFSQNFIIPKFYSIKDNKLIYIASKLDKREENNLGKQEKERVISRTAPILAREFINLERNDVYYEIVWIERKKIKREVVAASKIATKKELITLADKGLAVNDLNCKNLIDYFNEFLINNELKQEAMVEHLGHINDTLIHPLVLDDDINIIPADSGDKQLLEAFRIIGTVEGWVSGVFEIVKDFPKPLFLILSSFASVMLHDLRVPPFIVDLSGSTSKGKTTALQVARSIWGTDGLINEWNTTMVSIERKAEFLNSFPLFLDDSRKVDPHIIQQIIYQFSGGRSKGRGSLNGSQGEKNWWNILISTGEVSLTEYARKAGGAAARVITLFDEPFSNVNYKFFSELYEAINNDFGAIGLEFVRLWKKHKDSFIPLFGRFKEHYFNKAKCNEVLIRLSMYYAAVVFAGFVVKKLFQLDIDFKKLDFLYDEIADENKATDKPKQLLEQILLLLDSSRNNVYYDIEPFSTKAIFKFETICLTPAFLHDYLGLEEKMVRAEWLKKGYTQPFENRDGKMIDYKTVKHCNSSHRVIIVKREFIEDMGLDFNKQ from the coding sequence TTGTTATCAAAAATTGAGCTACTGTCTGAACTTGATCATTTAAAAAAAGAGGATTGCCGTACTTTAAAAGAAAATGCTCAAAAAATCGAAAACTACAAAGCAGAAACAGGTTCCATCCAAGAACCTGTTTCAATTAAAGAATTCTCTCAGAACTTTATTATACCAAAATTTTATAGTATCAAAGATAATAAATTGATTTACATAGCTTCAAAGCTTGATAAAAGGGAAGAAAATAACCTTGGAAAGCAGGAAAAAGAGAGAGTAATTTCACGAACAGCTCCTATTCTTGCAAGAGAGTTTATAAATTTAGAAAGAAATGATGTTTATTATGAAATTGTTTGGATAGAACGGAAAAAAATAAAGCGGGAAGTGGTTGCAGCTTCTAAAATTGCTACCAAGAAGGAACTAATAACATTAGCGGACAAAGGTTTGGCAGTCAACGACTTGAATTGTAAAAACCTTATTGATTACTTTAATGAATTTTTAATAAATAATGAATTAAAACAGGAAGCGATGGTGGAACATCTAGGACATATAAACGACACTTTAATTCATCCGCTTGTCTTAGATGATGATATAAATATCATCCCAGCAGATAGTGGAGATAAACAACTCTTAGAAGCATTTAGAATAATAGGCACGGTGGAAGGTTGGGTATCGGGTGTTTTTGAAATAGTAAAAGATTTTCCTAAGCCTTTATTTTTAATATTGTCATCGTTCGCATCGGTAATGCTTCATGATTTACGAGTACCGCCATTTATTGTAGATTTATCTGGGAGTACATCAAAAGGAAAGACAACTGCTTTACAAGTAGCAAGAAGTATTTGGGGTACTGATGGGCTTATTAATGAATGGAATACAACCATGGTATCTATTGAACGTAAAGCTGAATTCTTAAACAGCTTTCCGCTCTTTCTAGATGATTCTCGAAAAGTAGACCCCCATATTATACAGCAGATAATCTATCAGTTCAGTGGAGGGCGCTCCAAAGGGCGTGGAAGCTTAAATGGTTCTCAAGGAGAAAAGAATTGGTGGAATATCCTTATTAGTACTGGAGAAGTTTCTTTAACGGAATATGCAAGAAAGGCTGGTGGTGCGGCAGCACGTGTTATCACCTTATTTGATGAACCGTTTAGCAATGTGAATTACAAGTTCTTTTCTGAGCTTTATGAGGCGATTAATAACGATTTTGGGGCAATAGGCTTGGAGTTTGTAAGGTTATGGAAAAAACATAAAGATTCCTTCATTCCGCTGTTTGGTAGATTTAAAGAACACTATTTCAACAAGGCTAAGTGTAATGAAGTGTTAATTCGTTTAAGTATGTATTATGCAGCTGTTGTATTTGCTGGCTTTGTAGTAAAGAAGCTATTTCAATTGGATATAGATTTCAAAAAATTGGATTTTTTATATGATGAAATAGCTGATGAAAATAAGGCAACTGATAAGCCAAAACAGTTACTTGAGCAAATATTACTATTACTAGACAGCTCTAGAAATAATGTATATTACGATATTGAACCATTCAGCACTAAGGCTATTTTTAAGTTTGAAACCATTTGTCTAACACCTGCCTTTTTACACGATTATCTGGGTTTAGAAGAGAAAATGGTTCGTGCAGAGTGGCTGAAAAAAGGGTACACACAACCATTTGAAAATAGGGATGGAAAAATGATTGATTACAAGACAGTGAAGCATTGCAATTCTAGTCACCGTGTAATTATAGTAAAAAGAGAGTTCATTGAAGATATGGGATTAGACTTTAATAAACAATAA
- a CDS encoding DnaA N-terminal domain-containing protein, protein MNDIFDKNNIFEFWEKALDEIRKSISKPSFDTWIAPLTAHVEDQTIIITTQNDISKDWVEERYKPLLLEKIKEVGGRDFVIKIVSSETLDEEKNLSFTSRIKGLDQNQALGYFLLACKDANVPEETIKEVYKNMKWYFDMKSREDAEEEGHKWFRSLIKS, encoded by the coding sequence ATGAATGATATTTTTGATAAAAATAATATTTTCGAGTTTTGGGAAAAAGCTTTAGATGAAATTAGAAAAAGCATATCTAAGCCGTCTTTTGATACCTGGATTGCTCCTCTAACTGCTCATGTAGAAGATCAAACTATCATAATTACAACTCAAAATGATATCTCTAAAGATTGGGTAGAAGAGAGATATAAGCCGCTTTTACTTGAAAAAATAAAAGAAGTAGGGGGGAGGGATTTTGTTATTAAGATTGTGAGTAGCGAGACTTTAGATGAAGAAAAAAATTTGTCTTTCACATCAAGGATTAAAGGGTTGGATCAAAATCAAGCATTAGGATATTTCCTCCTAGCTTGTAAAGATGCTAATGTTCCAGAAGAAACTATCAAAGAGGTTTATAAAAATATGAAGTGGTATTTCGACATGAAGTCTCGAGAGGACGCAGAAGAGGAAGGTCATAAATGGTTTCGATCCTTAATTAAAAGTTAG
- a CDS encoding DNA/RNA helicase domain-containing protein translates to MFEVLNQEGKHIIVVKGNPGTGKTAVALNLLFLAKNEKFKNNIIDYLKGIKSTCISTDSGVISHPRFEELHRKLSDSFYCT, encoded by the coding sequence ATCTTTGAAGTGCTAAATCAGGAAGGTAAGCACATTATAGTTGTTAAGGGTAATCCAGGAACAGGTAAAACAGCAGTTGCTTTAAACTTACTTTTCTTAGCTAAGAATGAAAAATTCAAAAACAATATTATAGATTACCTAAAGGGAATTAAATCAACATGTATTAGTACTGATTCTGGGGTTATTAGTCACCCACGATTCGAGGAATTACATAGAAAGCTAAGTGATTCTTTCTATTGCACTTGA
- a CDS encoding nucleotide pyrophosphohydrolase — METLVKKIIDFRDDRNWQQFHNPKDLAISLNLEASELLENFQWLSSEEAVSKNIKAIKEELADTLIYSILLANELNLDIEEIILDKLAKNEKKYPIEKAFGSNKKYTEFGE; from the coding sequence ATGGAAACCCTTGTTAAAAAAATTATCGACTTTAGAGATGATCGGAATTGGCAGCAATTTCATAATCCAAAGGACTTGGCTATTTCATTGAATTTAGAGGCTAGCGAACTACTTGAAAACTTCCAATGGTTATCAAGTGAGGAAGCAGTGAGCAAAAACATTAAAGCTATCAAGGAAGAACTAGCGGACACATTAATATATAGTATTTTATTAGCTAATGAACTAAATCTGGATATTGAAGAGATCATTTTAGATAAACTAGCTAAAAATGAAAAGAAATATCCTATTGAAAAAGCTTTCGGATCAAATAAAAAATACACAGAATTTGGTGAATGA
- a CDS encoding SIR2 family protein — protein MTKELFIPKSLIENAKNNNLVFFIGAGFSRDFGFPDWNGLVKIMLEKMIDENPKYKPFLALLESGTMGVLDILEHIKSEKRIIRDTIYKEFKYDISKEELLEKHRKLFSISKKIITTNYDQLLEKAAKEQIDKVVYTNAHLMGQIHNFGEFILKIHGDHEFANDCVLLREDYEKLYDKDNAALAQMKSIIASKSILFIGFSLTDPYVSHLFEYVNKIYGGYHEKSFILSVNNDDFTKYNVTNIQLENHDQIVTFLEQLSEKLGEEKPIVKNEDEDLDEDEFKSFLLDFNKNKKKAPDVLDLNEEEIEKKYEKMVCSESFRKEIETYSSYFPSIDEIMMSPSYIDFDKKTIITSTVRSSYNRVHNRFDSGESIFEATVDEIYNEYSSELSYKKAKLRFYVKILVSWTIIGCDIFNEDKRKKVSL, from the coding sequence ATGACAAAAGAACTATTTATACCTAAATCCTTAATTGAAAATGCAAAGAATAATAATCTTGTATTCTTTATTGGTGCTGGATTTTCGAGAGATTTTGGCTTCCCTGATTGGAATGGATTAGTGAAAATAATGTTAGAGAAGATGATTGATGAGAACCCAAAATATAAACCATTTTTAGCTCTACTCGAGAGTGGCACTATGGGAGTATTGGATATATTAGAACATATAAAAAGTGAGAAAAGAATAATTAGGGATACTATTTATAAGGAATTTAAGTACGATATTAGTAAAGAAGAGTTATTGGAAAAGCATAGAAAGTTATTTAGTATCTCAAAGAAAATTATTACTACTAACTATGATCAATTATTAGAAAAAGCTGCAAAAGAACAAATAGATAAAGTAGTATATACAAATGCTCATTTGATGGGACAAATTCATAATTTTGGCGAATTTATTCTGAAAATCCATGGAGACCATGAGTTTGCTAATGATTGTGTCTTATTAAGGGAGGACTATGAGAAGTTATATGATAAAGATAATGCTGCTCTAGCCCAAATGAAAAGTATAATTGCTAGTAAGTCAATTCTTTTCATTGGATTTAGTTTAACAGATCCTTATGTAAGTCACTTATTTGAGTATGTTAATAAAATTTACGGTGGATATCATGAAAAAAGTTTTATTTTATCTGTTAATAATGATGATTTCACAAAATATAATGTTACAAATATACAATTAGAAAACCATGATCAAATTGTTACTTTTCTTGAACAACTTAGTGAAAAGTTAGGGGAGGAAAAGCCTATAGTTAAAAATGAAGATGAAGATTTAGATGAAGATGAGTTTAAAAGCTTTCTATTAGACTTTAACAAAAATAAAAAAAAAGCACCTGATGTTCTAGATTTAAATGAAGAAGAAATAGAAAAAAAGTATGAAAAAATGGTTTGTAGCGAGAGTTTTAGGAAGGAAATTGAAACTTATTCTTCGTATTTTCCTTCAATTGATGAGATTATGATGTCACCAAGCTATATTGATTTTGATAAAAAGACTATTATAACAAGTACTGTAAGGTCTAGTTATAATAGGGTTCATAATCGTTTTGATAGTGGTGAAAGTATATTTGAGGCAACTGTCGATGAAATTTATAATGAATATTCAAGCGAACTTTCATATAAAAAGGCTAAGCTACGATTTTACGTCAAGATTTTAGTTTCATGGACAATTATTGGTTGTGATATTTTTAATGAAGATAAGCGGAAAAAGGTGTCTTTATGA
- a CDS encoding ABC-three component system middle component 6 — MHKYQSIEENLLYDAKVLYSLLDDNKPKHLDELFSEFAQKQSIVLNVNIERVLFLSLSFLYSMGLITSDSNMIKRVKK, encoded by the coding sequence ATGCATAAATATCAAAGTATTGAAGAGAATTTACTATACGACGCTAAGGTATTGTATTCTCTTTTGGATGATAATAAACCGAAACATTTAGATGAACTTTTTTCTGAATTTGCCCAAAAACAAAGTATTGTATTAAATGTAAATATAGAAAGAGTTTTATTCTTATCATTGTCATTCTTGTATTCAATGGGTTTAATAACGTCAGATAGCAATATGATAAAGAGGGTAAAGAAATGA